Proteins found in one Terribacillus sp. DMT04 genomic segment:
- a CDS encoding serine hydrolase, translating to MNQGTNVHEFERYTNTLLDKYKVPGFAIGLAKDGELCYEKEFGHRDVEAQLPLSSDTVFGVGSITKAFTAIAILQLQEKSKLSVEDCVTKYLPELKTSNEAYTNQMTIHHFLTHTSGIPPLLTLIGSIKKSMEKDPKFGEDEQQGNPLDAIPSIDTYSDLIDSISKTAFTLLGAPGTEFSYSNDAYALLGAIIEQVSGTTYEQYVQENILEPAGMHNSGFHYKADMNAEEDIAVLYDIREHDGEKVVFRSNNPWDAPAMRPAGFLKSTVNDMLKFTEIIRNAGKVGLEQILKPESVELMTTPYIPCAHGSFYGYGLTIIPDFFGHKLIHHGGDLKGVTAQMNILPELNLTGITLANIAGAPSSKLLFSAFASLHLDKTIDASHLNVQTSDIAPEDLMEYEGTFLSGDGMMNKLYVESGKLQLATAGLPASVLEPIGNDEFLFTIREMPSTLRFIRDENKKIDRMEFVLRQIPKLEQNE from the coding sequence ATGAATCAAGGAACAAACGTGCATGAATTTGAACGATATACCAATACGTTGTTGGATAAATACAAAGTACCTGGTTTTGCAATCGGCTTAGCTAAAGATGGTGAATTATGTTATGAGAAAGAGTTTGGTCATCGTGACGTAGAAGCACAGCTTCCGTTATCATCTGATACCGTTTTTGGTGTTGGTTCTATTACAAAAGCCTTTACAGCAATAGCTATTCTGCAATTGCAAGAAAAAAGTAAACTATCAGTAGAAGACTGTGTCACTAAATACTTACCGGAATTGAAGACATCAAATGAAGCGTACACGAATCAAATGACGATTCATCATTTTTTGACACATACATCAGGTATACCGCCATTACTCACTTTAATTGGCTCAATTAAAAAGAGCATGGAAAAGGACCCGAAATTTGGGGAAGATGAACAGCAAGGTAATCCTTTGGATGCGATTCCGTCGATTGATACATATTCTGACTTAATAGATTCTATTTCCAAAACAGCGTTTACACTGCTTGGAGCTCCGGGAACTGAATTCAGTTATTCTAATGACGCCTATGCCCTTTTAGGTGCAATAATTGAACAGGTGAGCGGTACGACGTATGAACAGTATGTGCAAGAGAATATTTTAGAGCCTGCCGGTATGCATAACAGTGGTTTCCATTACAAAGCTGATATGAACGCGGAGGAAGATATAGCTGTTTTATATGACATCCGAGAGCATGATGGTGAAAAAGTTGTCTTTAGGTCCAATAATCCTTGGGACGCTCCAGCGATGCGCCCGGCAGGATTCTTAAAATCCACAGTGAATGATATGCTCAAGTTTACAGAAATTATTCGTAACGCCGGAAAGGTTGGTCTTGAGCAAATCTTGAAACCTGAGAGCGTGGAGTTAATGACAACACCGTATATTCCATGTGCACATGGAAGTTTTTATGGTTATGGTTTAACCATCATACCTGATTTCTTTGGTCATAAGCTTATTCATCATGGCGGAGATCTGAAGGGTGTAACTGCCCAGATGAATATTTTGCCTGAACTTAATCTGACGGGAATAACGCTTGCAAATATAGCAGGAGCACCATCTTCGAAACTGCTTTTTAGTGCATTTGCCAGTCTTCATTTGGATAAGACAATTGATGCATCGCACTTAAACGTTCAAACCTCGGATATAGCCCCTGAAGATTTAATGGAATATGAGGGAACTTTCCTATCAGGGGACGGTATGATGAATAAATTGTATGTAGAAAGTGGAAAGCTGCAATTAGCAACAGCTGGATTGCCTGCTTCAGTGCTTGAGCCAATCGGAAACGACGAGTTTCTGTTTACGATAAGAGAAATGCCATCCACCCTTCGTTTTATAAGGGATGAGAATAAGAAGATTGATCGAATGGAGTTTGTTTTACGTCAAATTCCAAAGCTAGAACAAAATGAGTAA
- a CDS encoding branched-chain amino acid aminotransferase, which produces MKQQTFAFTRSENLKQKPEASTLEFGKVFTDHMFTMDYSAETGWHDPQIVPYAPLELDPAAMCFHYGQTVFEGLKAYVTEEGKVLLFRPDKNFERLNRSNDRLCIPRLDEDLALEALRQLISVEKDWIPTAEGTSLYIRPFIISTEPFLGVAASVSYKFIIILSPVGAYYKEGINPVSIAVENDYVRAVKGGTGDAKTGGNYAASLKAQEVAAASGFSQVLWLDGVEKKYVEEVGSMNVFFKIDGEIVTPKLNGSILQGVTRDSVLQLLNHWGYSVTERRIAIAEVVQAQKEGKLEEVFGTGTAAIISPVGKLSYEGETYEINNGVTGEVAKRIYDTITGIQKGEVEDTFGWTVEVK; this is translated from the coding sequence TTGAAACAACAAACCTTTGCTTTTACACGCAGCGAAAACTTAAAACAGAAACCGGAAGCAAGTACACTAGAATTCGGGAAGGTGTTCACGGATCACATGTTCACAATGGATTATTCAGCTGAGACTGGCTGGCATGATCCGCAGATTGTACCATATGCACCACTTGAGCTGGACCCAGCCGCGATGTGCTTCCATTACGGCCAAACTGTATTTGAAGGCTTAAAAGCCTATGTTACAGAGGAAGGAAAAGTATTGCTGTTCCGACCTGACAAAAACTTTGAACGACTTAACCGTTCAAATGACAGATTGTGTATTCCGAGACTAGACGAAGATTTGGCTTTAGAAGCATTGCGACAGCTTATTTCGGTCGAGAAGGATTGGATTCCGACTGCAGAAGGAACTTCGCTTTACATTCGTCCTTTCATTATTTCGACGGAGCCGTTCCTTGGCGTAGCTGCATCAGTCAGCTACAAGTTCATCATCATTTTGTCTCCTGTGGGCGCTTACTATAAGGAAGGAATTAACCCGGTAAGCATCGCAGTAGAGAATGACTATGTACGTGCAGTCAAAGGCGGCACAGGCGACGCCAAAACTGGCGGTAACTATGCTGCCAGCTTGAAAGCGCAAGAAGTCGCTGCAGCATCTGGATTTTCACAAGTTTTGTGGCTGGATGGTGTTGAGAAGAAATATGTAGAGGAAGTCGGCAGCATGAACGTCTTCTTCAAAATCGATGGCGAAATCGTGACACCAAAGCTTAACGGAAGCATCTTGCAAGGTGTTACGCGTGACAGTGTGCTGCAGCTATTGAATCATTGGGGCTATTCAGTCACTGAACGTCGTATAGCGATTGCGGAAGTAGTGCAAGCCCAGAAGGAAGGCAAACTAGAAGAAGTATTCGGTACAGGAACAGCAGCCATCATTTCCCCTGTCGGCAAACTGTCCTACGAAGGCGAAACATATGAAATCAACAATGGTGTAACTGGAGAAGTTGCCAAGCGTATTTATGATACAATCACAGGCATCCAGAAAGGCGAAGTTGAAGATACGTTCGGCTGGACTGTTGAAGTGAAATAA
- the proB gene encoding glutamate 5-kinase, whose product MKRIIVKIGSSMLSEAGGGMSEQKIRRHTEQIAMLANEGYEVILVSSGAVAAGFLQLGYPSRPVTIEGKQAAAAIGQGLLVQAYTDAFSKHDMKCAQLLLTRDVFTNADQYNNSYNTLQELLKRNIIPIINENDSISIRELTFGDNDMLSAYVSGLVKADLLILITDVDGIYDKNPNTYPDAKRYDRLKTIPSEMQASIEQVSGSKVGTGGMYSKVLAAQTALELGVPVFIGTTNETSTLLAISQGEGAGTYIGDEAAEVQRKTKQWLSHHARATGTLTVDAGAVQALLEQGKSLLPIGVTEVEGTFSPSAVVDIVTEDKQRIARGISDISSADLREMLERGDHAPASTWHKAVVHRNYIVLF is encoded by the coding sequence ATGAAAAGGATAATTGTGAAAATAGGCAGCAGCATGCTGTCAGAAGCTGGCGGCGGAATGAGTGAACAGAAGATTCGCCGGCATACAGAACAAATTGCAATGCTTGCAAACGAAGGCTATGAAGTGATTCTTGTTTCTTCTGGTGCCGTGGCTGCGGGATTTCTTCAGCTAGGCTATCCGTCCAGGCCGGTAACAATTGAAGGAAAGCAGGCGGCAGCTGCAATAGGGCAAGGGCTGCTTGTACAAGCATATACGGACGCCTTCTCCAAGCACGATATGAAGTGTGCCCAGCTGCTTTTAACACGAGATGTGTTTACCAATGCGGATCAATATAACAATAGCTATAATACATTGCAAGAGCTGTTGAAGCGAAACATCATCCCAATTATCAATGAAAATGATTCGATCTCTATTCGAGAATTGACGTTTGGAGATAATGATATGCTTTCTGCTTATGTGAGCGGATTAGTCAAAGCGGATCTGCTGATATTAATTACGGATGTGGACGGCATATATGACAAAAATCCGAACACGTATCCTGATGCTAAACGATATGATCGGCTGAAAACAATCCCTTCTGAAATGCAAGCTTCTATTGAACAAGTATCAGGATCAAAAGTAGGTACAGGCGGTATGTATTCAAAAGTACTGGCTGCTCAGACAGCATTAGAATTAGGTGTTCCTGTTTTTATCGGTACAACGAATGAAACGTCTACCTTACTGGCCATTTCTCAAGGTGAAGGAGCCGGAACGTATATTGGTGATGAAGCAGCAGAAGTACAGCGGAAAACCAAACAGTGGCTATCGCATCACGCAAGAGCAACAGGCACTTTGACTGTTGATGCAGGGGCAGTACAAGCGCTGCTTGAGCAAGGGAAGAGTTTGCTGCCGATTGGCGTCACTGAAGTAGAAGGAACCTTTTCACCTTCAGCAGTTGTGGATATTGTGACAGAAGATAAACAACGGATTGCCCGAGGGATTAGCGACATATCTTCAGCAGATTTACGAGAAATGCTCGAACGAGGCGATCACGCTCCTGCTTCCACTTGGCATAAAGCCGTCGTGCACAGAAATTATATCGTATTATTTTAA